The following are encoded together in the Bacillus sp. NP157 genome:
- a CDS encoding DUF885 family protein yields the protein MSPWIRAIAFAGFFAGAAHANQATDDAFKAIYQKEWSWRNGQAGILTSGEAQPGDGRLDTVDAASQAKRLAYWNDVLAQLDRIDRNQLGPDARVDYEVYREQVYDLAAAQRFGQWQMPFNSDSAFWSDVGYVMHGDDLRSRDDYNAYIARLKQIPSWMDQEIANMRLGLARGFTVPRAVLDGRDVSIAAVADLKNPEDSALYEPFKHMPASLPAKDADALRAQARAAIANGVVPAYKKLLTFFRQDYMPRARTTLAAESMPDGKAYYLQQIREYTTLELTPDEIHAIGLREVASLHERMLEVMKETGFKGDFPAFLTFLRTDPQFYAKTPDELLMRTAWVAKQVDGQLAKYFGLLPRQRFAIKPVPADIAPYYTSGRGGADVYLVNTYDLPSRPLFNMPALTLHESMPGHALQLALSAEQQGLPAFRREGYISAYGEGWALYSEYLGEEMGIYHTPYERFGYLTYQMWRACRLVVDTGIHHLGWTRQQAIDYLTQNTALSQREIANEVDRYISWPGQALSYELGYLKIRELRERAEKQLGEKFDLRAFHDMVLALGSVPMPVLEKHVDEWIATRKGS from the coding sequence ATGAGCCCCTGGATCCGCGCCATCGCCTTCGCCGGCTTTTTTGCCGGTGCCGCCCACGCCAACCAGGCGACCGACGACGCGTTCAAGGCCATCTACCAGAAGGAATGGTCGTGGCGTAACGGCCAGGCCGGCATCCTCACCTCGGGCGAAGCGCAGCCGGGCGATGGCCGGCTGGACACCGTGGATGCGGCAAGCCAGGCAAAGCGGCTCGCTTACTGGAACGACGTGCTGGCCCAGCTCGACCGGATCGACCGCAACCAGCTCGGCCCCGACGCGCGGGTCGACTACGAGGTCTACCGCGAACAGGTCTACGACCTTGCCGCCGCGCAACGTTTCGGCCAGTGGCAGATGCCGTTCAACAGCGACTCGGCGTTCTGGTCCGATGTCGGCTATGTCATGCACGGCGACGACCTGCGCAGCCGCGACGACTACAACGCCTATATCGCGCGGCTGAAGCAGATCCCGTCGTGGATGGACCAGGAAATCGCGAACATGCGCCTGGGGCTGGCACGCGGGTTCACCGTGCCGCGCGCCGTGCTCGACGGCCGCGACGTCTCGATCGCCGCCGTCGCCGACCTGAAGAACCCCGAGGACAGCGCCCTCTACGAGCCGTTCAAACACATGCCCGCATCGCTGCCGGCGAAGGATGCCGACGCCCTGCGTGCGCAGGCGCGCGCCGCCATCGCCAACGGCGTGGTGCCGGCCTATAAGAAGCTGCTGACGTTCTTCCGCCAGGACTACATGCCCAGGGCACGCACGACGCTGGCTGCCGAATCGATGCCGGACGGCAAGGCGTATTACCTGCAGCAGATCCGCGAATACACCACGCTGGAACTGACCCCGGACGAGATCCACGCGATCGGCCTGCGCGAGGTGGCGAGCCTGCATGAGCGCATGCTCGAGGTCATGAAGGAGACCGGCTTCAAGGGCGATTTCCCCGCGTTCCTCACCTTCCTGCGCACCGATCCGCAGTTCTACGCGAAGACCCCCGATGAACTGCTGATGCGCACCGCCTGGGTGGCCAAGCAGGTAGACGGCCAGCTGGCGAAGTATTTCGGCTTGCTGCCGCGCCAGCGGTTCGCGATCAAGCCGGTGCCCGCGGACATCGCGCCGTATTACACGTCCGGTCGCGGCGGCGCGGATGTGTACCTGGTCAACACCTACGACCTGCCGTCGCGCCCGCTGTTCAACATGCCGGCGCTGACCCTGCATGAGTCGATGCCCGGCCACGCGCTGCAGCTGGCGTTGTCCGCCGAGCAGCAGGGCTTGCCCGCGTTCCGTCGCGAGGGTTACATCTCGGCGTATGGCGAGGGCTGGGCGCTGTATTCGGAATACCTCGGCGAAGAGATGGGCATCTACCACACGCCCTACGAGCGCTTCGGTTACCTCACCTATCAGATGTGGCGTGCGTGCCGGCTGGTGGTCGACACCGGCATCCACCACCTCGGCTGGACCCGCCAGCAGGCGATCGACTACCTCACCCAGAACACCGCGCTGAGCCAGCGCGAGATCGCCAACGAAGTCGACCGCTACATCAGCTGGCCCGGCCAGGCGCTGTCGTACGAGCTGGGTTACCTGAAGATCCGCGAGCTGCGCGAACGGGCCGAGAAGCAGCTCGGCGAAAAGTTCGACCTGCGCGCATTCCACGACATGGTGCTGGCGCTGGGCAGCGTGCCCATGCCCGTGCTGGAAAAGCACGTGGACGAATGGATCGCCACGCGCAAGGGCAGCTGA
- a CDS encoding YafY family transcriptional regulator — MRRADRLFLIINALRGRRTALPARQIADMLEVSLRTVYRDVADLQVSGVPIEGEAGVGYLLRKGSDIPPLMFSADELEALVAGTRFVRAFAGERLARQAQAALIKIEAVLPPELRERAAQAKIFAPIWRDPEQSRIARLLDRLHEAVLRRCVLCLEYRDAVGNASTREVEPLCLSFWGGAWTLTAWCRHREAFRNFRPDRIESCRESGETFEDVPGRDLKTFLETVRGYYGGLE; from the coding sequence ATGCGCCGCGCCGACCGCCTGTTCCTCATCATCAACGCCCTGCGCGGGCGACGCACGGCGCTGCCCGCACGGCAGATCGCCGACATGCTCGAGGTCTCGCTACGCACGGTCTACCGTGACGTCGCCGACCTGCAGGTCTCCGGCGTGCCGATCGAAGGCGAGGCCGGCGTCGGTTACCTGCTGCGCAAGGGCTCGGACATCCCGCCGCTGATGTTCTCCGCCGACGAACTCGAAGCCCTGGTGGCGGGTACCCGCTTCGTTCGTGCGTTCGCCGGCGAGCGGCTGGCGCGCCAGGCCCAGGCCGCCCTGATCAAGATCGAAGCCGTGCTGCCGCCGGAGCTGCGCGAGCGTGCCGCCCAGGCGAAGATCTTCGCGCCGATCTGGCGCGATCCGGAGCAGAGCCGCATCGCCCGCCTGCTCGACCGCCTGCACGAAGCCGTGCTGCGCCGTTGCGTGCTCTGCCTCGAATACCGCGACGCGGTGGGCAACGCCAGCACCCGCGAGGTCGAACCCTTGTGCCTGTCGTTCTGGGGCGGCGCGTGGACGCTGACGGCCTGGTGCCGGCACCGCGAGGCCTTCCGCAACTTCCGTCCCGACCGGATCGAGTCGTGCCGCGAATCGGGCGAGACCTTCGAGGACGTGCCCGGGCGCGACCTGAAGACCTTCCTGGAAACCGTCCGCGGCTATTACGGCGGCCTCGAATAA
- a CDS encoding glutathione S-transferase family protein, protein MNSSRIVFHHGPQSRSTSTLMLLEELGAQYDMHIVNLVAGEQRQPAYLKINPMGKVPAVSHHGQLVTERPAVFTYLADLFPDAGLAPGLGDPLRGPYLRWLAFYGSCFEPAVMDHHMKNAVANPTTCPYGDYASVLGLVEAQLASGEWLLGDRFTAADILWANALDYTMSFGLIERRPVFEAYVSRLKVRPAILRAAEQDAALARAQQRVAA, encoded by the coding sequence ATGAATTCGAGCCGCATCGTTTTCCACCATGGGCCGCAGAGCCGTTCCACCAGCACGCTGATGTTGCTGGAGGAGCTGGGTGCGCAGTACGACATGCACATCGTCAACCTCGTCGCCGGCGAACAGCGCCAGCCGGCGTACCTGAAGATCAATCCCATGGGCAAGGTCCCGGCGGTGTCGCACCACGGCCAGCTGGTGACCGAGCGGCCGGCGGTGTTCACCTACCTCGCCGACCTGTTCCCGGATGCCGGGCTCGCTCCCGGCCTGGGCGACCCGTTGCGTGGGCCGTACCTGCGCTGGCTCGCGTTCTACGGCTCGTGCTTCGAGCCCGCGGTGATGGATCACCACATGAAGAACGCGGTGGCCAACCCGACCACGTGTCCGTACGGCGATTACGCCAGCGTGCTCGGCCTGGTCGAAGCCCAGCTGGCCAGTGGCGAGTGGTTGCTCGGCGATCGCTTCACCGCCGCGGACATCCTCTGGGCGAACGCGCTGGATTACACGATGTCGTTCGGCCTGATCGAGAGGCGCCCGGTGTTCGAGGCCTATGTCAGCCGGCTGAAGGTGCGCCCGGCGATCCTCCGTGCCGCCGAGCAGGACGCCGCGCTGGCGCGTGCCCAGCAGCGCGTGGCGGCGTGA
- a CDS encoding class 1 fructose-bisphosphatase: protein MKPISLIQFLIEEKRAGHVYSELSLLIEVVARACKRISVATGKGALGGVLGNAGSDNVQGEAQKKLDVISNEILLEANAWGGHLAACASEEMEDPQPIPDAYPKGHHLLLFDPLDGSSNIDVNVSVGTIFSVLRCPDGVTEPTTEDFLQPGTAQVAAGYVVYGPSTVLVLTFGHGVHEFTLDREHGSFVLTRRGITIPAETGEFAINMSNQRHWEAPMQRYVGELLAGTTGPRGRDFNMRWVASMVADVHRILTRGGVFFYPLDAKITAKGGTGKLRLMYEANPMAFIIEQAGGAATTGRESIMDIQPTGLHQRVPVFLGSKHEIEIATRYHLEADQTRG from the coding sequence ATGAAACCGATTTCACTGATCCAGTTCCTGATCGAAGAGAAGCGTGCCGGCCATGTGTATAGCGAGCTGAGCTTGCTGATCGAGGTGGTGGCGCGTGCTTGCAAGCGGATTTCGGTGGCTACCGGCAAGGGCGCCCTCGGTGGCGTGCTGGGTAACGCCGGGTCGGACAACGTGCAGGGCGAGGCGCAGAAGAAGCTGGACGTGATCTCCAACGAGATCCTGCTCGAGGCGAATGCGTGGGGTGGCCATCTCGCGGCCTGCGCGTCGGAGGAGATGGAAGATCCGCAGCCGATCCCCGATGCCTATCCGAAGGGTCACCACCTGCTGCTGTTCGATCCGCTGGATGGTTCGTCGAACATCGACGTGAACGTGTCGGTCGGCACGATCTTCTCCGTGCTGCGCTGCCCGGATGGCGTGACCGAGCCGACCACCGAGGACTTCCTGCAGCCGGGTACGGCGCAGGTGGCGGCCGGCTACGTGGTCTACGGCCCGAGCACCGTGCTGGTGCTGACCTTTGGCCACGGCGTGCACGAGTTCACCCTGGATCGCGAGCACGGCAGCTTCGTGCTGACCCGTCGCGGGATCACCATCCCGGCCGAAACGGGCGAATTTGCCATCAATATGTCCAACCAGCGCCATTGGGAAGCCCCGATGCAGCGCTATGTTGGCGAACTGCTGGCTGGCACCACCGGTCCGCGCGGTCGCGACTTCAACATGCGTTGGGTCGCGTCGATGGTGGCCGACGTGCACCGCATCCTTACCCGGGGCGGCGTGTTCTTCTATCCGCTGGACGCGAAGATCACCGCCAAGGGCGGCACCGGCAAGCTGCGCCTGATGTACGAAGCCAATCCGATGGCTTTCATCATCGAGCAGGCGGGCGGCGCGGCGACCACCGGACGCGAGTCGATCATGGACATCCAGCCGACCGGGCTGCACCAGCGCGTCCCGGTGTTCCTCGGCTCGAAGCACGAGATCGAGATTGCCACCCGTTACCACCTCGAAGCCGACCAGACCCGCGGCTAA
- a CDS encoding patatin-like phospholipase family protein, translating to MSARLRPLLPLLMATLLAGCFGGGGTTKPDQRPDNAVPVLAAKPRIGLALGGGAAKGFAHIGVIKMLEASGIHPDVVSGTSAGSVVGALYASGMDAFQLQETAFSLDEGRIRDVRFFSGGMVQGQKLQDYVNELVKQQPIEKLHTPFAAVATVLETGERAVFVKGNTGQAVRASSSIPGVFEPVEIAGKHFVDGGVVSPVPVDAARQLGADIVIAVDISARPDGSNPANMVGIVGQSITIMGRRLAEQELGRADVVIRPKVGQIGPTDFDQKNIAILEGERAALAAIPAIRAKLAEKAAAMGKPPVPAK from the coding sequence ATGTCCGCCCGCCTCCGCCCCCTGCTGCCGTTGTTGATGGCCACCCTGCTCGCCGGCTGCTTCGGCGGTGGCGGGACGACCAAGCCCGACCAGCGCCCGGACAACGCGGTGCCCGTGCTCGCCGCCAAGCCACGCATCGGCCTGGCGCTGGGCGGTGGCGCGGCGAAGGGCTTCGCGCATATCGGCGTGATCAAGATGCTGGAGGCCAGCGGCATCCATCCGGACGTGGTGTCGGGTACCAGCGCGGGTAGCGTGGTCGGCGCGCTCTACGCCAGCGGCATGGACGCATTCCAGCTGCAGGAAACGGCCTTCTCGCTCGACGAGGGCCGTATCCGCGACGTCCGCTTCTTTTCCGGCGGCATGGTCCAGGGCCAGAAGCTGCAGGACTACGTCAACGAACTGGTGAAGCAGCAGCCGATCGAGAAGCTGCATACGCCGTTCGCCGCCGTGGCCACCGTGCTGGAAACCGGCGAGCGTGCCGTGTTCGTCAAGGGCAACACCGGCCAGGCGGTGCGCGCGTCGAGCAGCATCCCCGGCGTGTTCGAGCCGGTGGAGATCGCCGGCAAGCACTTCGTCGACGGTGGCGTGGTCAGCCCCGTGCCGGTGGATGCCGCGCGCCAGCTGGGCGCCGACATCGTCATCGCGGTGGACATCTCGGCGCGGCCGGACGGCAGCAACCCGGCCAACATGGTCGGCATCGTCGGCCAGTCGATCACCATCATGGGTCGCCGGCTGGCCGAGCAGGAGCTGGGCCGTGCGGACGTGGTGATCCGGCCGAAGGTGGGCCAGATCGGCCCGACCGATTTCGACCAGAAGAACATCGCGATCCTGGAAGGCGAGCGTGCCGCGCTGGCGGCGATCCCGGCCATCCGCGCGAAGCTTGCCGAGAAGGCCGCCGCGATGGGCAAGCCGCCGGTGCCGGCGAAGTAA
- a CDS encoding TetR/AcrR family transcriptional regulator, translating to MRYEKGHKELTRQRIVEAASERFRSDGIDAVGVVSLMGDVGLTQGGFYNHFPSKEDLVRECVASGAAAATQRMAERVAGSRGDGYRSLVNAYLSADHRDNPASGCVAASLAGELARRPEETRAVFTEGMEGLVDLIASTLPASVRGKRRRQLATAVLASMVGSMALSRAVADEATSDEMLAVGRQSALALIDAG from the coding sequence ATGCGGTACGAGAAGGGTCACAAGGAGCTGACACGTCAGCGCATCGTCGAAGCGGCGTCGGAGCGGTTTCGTTCGGACGGCATCGATGCGGTGGGCGTGGTCAGCCTGATGGGCGACGTCGGCCTGACCCAGGGCGGCTTCTACAACCACTTCCCCTCGAAGGAAGACCTGGTCCGCGAATGCGTCGCCAGCGGCGCTGCCGCGGCCACCCAGCGCATGGCCGAGCGCGTGGCCGGATCACGCGGCGACGGCTATCGCTCGCTGGTCAACGCCTACCTCTCCGCCGACCACCGCGACAATCCGGCCAGCGGTTGTGTCGCCGCTTCGCTGGCCGGTGAACTGGCACGCCGCCCGGAAGAAACCCGCGCGGTGTTCACCGAAGGCATGGAAGGGCTGGTCGACCTGATCGCCTCCACGCTGCCCGCCTCGGTGCGCGGCAAGCGCCGGCGCCAGCTGGCCACGGCCGTGCTGGCCTCCATGGTCGGTTCGATGGCGCTATCGCGAGCGGTGGCCGACGAGGCCACCTCGGATGAGATGCTGGCCGTGGGCCGGCAGTCCGCCCTGGCCCTGATCGACGCCGGCTAA
- a CDS encoding glycoside hydrolase family 43 protein, giving the protein MGIRKTLAFALLGALASTAALAAPPPGHSGNPVFPGWYADPEAAIFDDTYWIYPTTSLEYAKQTGFDAFSSPDLVHWTKHPNVLAMADIPWAKKALWAPSVVKNNGKYYFFFGANDIQSDKELGGIGVAVADKPDGPYKDLLGKPLIGAFHNGAQPIDQFAFHDEDGTWYMIYGGWKHANIVKLKSDFTGVEPMADGTVYKEITPEKYVEGPLMFKRNGKYYFMWSEGGWTGPDYSVAYAIGDSPMGPFKRIGTILKTDPKIATGAGHNSVFHVAKDDSWYIVYHRHPLGDDKGNDRVTCIDKLEFDKDGKILPVKMTFEGVTPKTLR; this is encoded by the coding sequence ATGGGGATTCGCAAGACGCTCGCCTTCGCGCTACTCGGCGCGCTCGCTTCCACCGCGGCGCTGGCCGCGCCGCCGCCGGGGCATTCGGGTAACCCCGTGTTCCCGGGCTGGTATGCCGACCCGGAAGCCGCGATCTTCGACGATACCTACTGGATCTACCCGACCACCTCGCTGGAATACGCCAAGCAGACCGGCTTCGATGCGTTCTCCTCGCCGGACCTCGTGCACTGGACGAAGCACCCCAACGTGCTGGCGATGGCCGACATCCCCTGGGCGAAGAAGGCGCTGTGGGCCCCCTCGGTGGTGAAGAACAACGGCAAGTACTACTTCTTCTTCGGCGCCAACGACATCCAGAGCGACAAGGAACTGGGCGGCATCGGCGTCGCCGTGGCCGACAAGCCCGACGGCCCGTACAAGGACCTGCTCGGCAAGCCGCTGATCGGCGCGTTCCACAACGGTGCCCAGCCGATCGACCAGTTCGCCTTCCACGACGAAGACGGCACCTGGTACATGATCTACGGTGGCTGGAAGCACGCCAACATCGTCAAGCTGAAGAGTGACTTCACCGGCGTCGAGCCGATGGCCGACGGCACGGTGTACAAGGAAATCACCCCGGAGAAGTACGTCGAAGGCCCGCTGATGTTCAAGCGCAACGGCAAGTACTATTTCATGTGGTCCGAAGGCGGCTGGACCGGCCCGGATTACTCGGTCGCCTATGCCATCGGTGATTCGCCGATGGGCCCGTTCAAGCGCATCGGCACCATCCTGAAGACCGATCCGAAGATCGCCACGGGCGCCGGGCACAACTCGGTCTTCCACGTTGCCAAAGACGACAGCTGGTACATCGTCTACCACCGCCACCCGCTCGGCGACGACAAGGGCAACGACCGCGTCACCTGCATCGACAAGCTCGAGTTCGACAAGGACGGCAAGATCCTGCCGGTGAAGATGACCTTCGAAGGCGTCACGCCCAAGACCCTTCGTTAG
- a CDS encoding TonB-dependent siderophore receptor yields MISKKKLLPMLVAGALLPTFAMASDDTDADQARTKRDKAVQLDAVSVQGTALEKGYARADASSATKTDTPIIETPQAISVISNTQMLDQGVLTVQDALRYSAGVRADAYGVDSRGDDAFLRGTSFVQYLDGLRQSMGYSYARTEPYFLDHLEIVRGPSSVLYGQGTTGGLIALASKRPQFDASHEVQLQVGNNARKQVAFDFTGPLDQAGHWAYRLVGVYRDADSQIDHVADDRKGIAPSITWAPDNDTRWTLLANLQFDHNGSSLNFLPHEGTLLPNPNGRIPTHRFVSEPGFDRYDTQQRSVSSFFEHRFNDTWKFDVNMRYSHDDVDYRTLYPDVYSQPSYPFLDDDARTVARYSYVSQDRHKRLVTDSHAEADFDLAGMQHRVLIGLDIARSRTDSRQGNGYDATPFDLYAPVYGNGFVPPAIAPIASSTTRQVGAYVQDQVNWGEHWVGTVGFRHDRATLTTGDDRSVDNATTARYGVMYRFDSGFVPYVSYTESFQPLDSLDFYNRPYEPLRGKQYEAGVKYQPNGSPTMVTATYYDLREENRLAPDPSNPLNQIQAGRARTRGVELEASTRVGNHVDVIGTYTWTRARPSDGSLVAGLPENQASAWAVYHVNDADGDGLSFGAGVRYIGVNHDETGTLDVPRKTLVDAMVGWNQGPWRFALNVANLTDQAYNASCLARGDCFYGPRRSVVGSATYRF; encoded by the coding sequence ATGATTTCGAAGAAGAAACTGCTGCCCATGCTGGTGGCTGGCGCCCTTTTGCCCACGTTTGCCATGGCCAGCGACGACACCGACGCGGACCAGGCGCGGACGAAGCGCGACAAGGCCGTGCAACTGGACGCCGTGTCCGTGCAGGGCACCGCGCTGGAGAAGGGCTACGCCCGTGCCGACGCCTCGTCGGCGACCAAGACCGACACGCCGATCATCGAAACGCCGCAGGCGATCTCGGTCATCTCCAACACCCAGATGCTCGACCAGGGCGTGCTCACGGTGCAGGACGCGCTGCGCTATTCCGCCGGCGTGCGCGCCGATGCCTACGGCGTCGACAGCCGCGGCGACGACGCGTTCCTGCGCGGCACCTCGTTCGTGCAGTACCTCGACGGCCTGCGCCAGAGCATGGGCTACAGCTACGCGCGCACCGAGCCGTATTTCCTCGATCACCTCGAGATCGTCCGCGGTCCGTCCTCGGTGCTCTACGGCCAGGGCACCACGGGTGGCCTGATCGCGCTGGCCTCGAAACGCCCGCAATTCGACGCGTCGCACGAGGTGCAGCTGCAGGTCGGCAACAACGCGCGCAAGCAGGTTGCCTTCGACTTCACCGGGCCCCTCGACCAGGCCGGCCACTGGGCGTATCGCCTGGTCGGCGTGTACCGGGACGCGGACTCGCAGATCGACCACGTGGCCGACGATCGCAAGGGCATCGCGCCGTCGATCACCTGGGCACCCGACAACGACACGCGCTGGACGCTGCTGGCCAACCTGCAGTTCGACCACAACGGATCGTCGCTGAACTTCTTGCCGCACGAAGGCACCCTGCTGCCGAATCCGAACGGTCGTATCCCCACGCACCGTTTCGTCAGTGAACCGGGATTCGACCGGTACGACACGCAGCAGCGCTCGGTCAGTTCCTTCTTCGAACACCGCTTCAACGACACCTGGAAGTTCGACGTCAACATGCGTTACTCGCACGACGACGTCGATTACCGCACGCTGTATCCCGACGTGTACTCGCAGCCGTCGTATCCCTTCCTCGACGACGACGCACGCACGGTGGCCCGCTACAGCTACGTATCGCAGGACCGGCACAAGCGGCTGGTCACCGACAGCCATGCGGAAGCCGACTTCGACCTCGCCGGGATGCAGCACCGCGTGCTGATCGGGCTGGACATCGCGCGCTCGCGCACCGATAGCCGCCAGGGCAATGGTTACGACGCGACGCCGTTCGACCTCTACGCACCCGTGTACGGCAATGGCTTCGTCCCACCGGCGATTGCACCGATCGCCAGCAGCACGACGCGCCAGGTCGGCGCCTATGTGCAGGACCAGGTCAACTGGGGCGAGCACTGGGTGGGTACGGTCGGCTTCCGCCATGACCGCGCCACGCTCACCACGGGCGACGACCGCTCCGTGGACAATGCGACGACCGCACGCTATGGCGTGATGTATCGCTTCGACAGCGGCTTCGTGCCATACGTGAGCTATACCGAATCGTTCCAGCCGCTGGATAGCCTGGACTTCTACAACCGACCTTATGAACCGCTGCGCGGCAAGCAGTACGAGGCTGGCGTGAAGTATCAGCCGAACGGCAGCCCGACCATGGTCACGGCGACGTACTACGACCTGCGCGAGGAAAACCGCCTCGCCCCGGATCCGTCCAATCCGTTGAACCAGATCCAGGCGGGCCGGGCACGTACCCGCGGCGTGGAGCTCGAGGCCTCGACCCGGGTCGGTAACCACGTCGACGTGATCGGTACCTATACATGGACCCGGGCGCGCCCGAGCGACGGTTCGCTGGTCGCCGGCCTGCCGGAGAACCAGGCCTCGGCGTGGGCCGTGTATCACGTCAACGATGCGGACGGCGACGGGCTGAGCTTCGGCGCCGGCGTGCGCTACATCGGGGTGAACCACGACGAGACCGGCACGCTGGACGTGCCGCGGAAAACCCTCGTCGACGCCATGGTCGGCTGGAACCAGGGCCCGTGGCGCTTCGCCCTCAACGTGGCCAACCTCACCGACCAGGCCTACAACGCCAGCTGCCTCGCCCGCGGCGACTGCTTCTACGGCCCCCGCCGCAGCGTCGTCGGCAGCGCCACCTACCGCTTCTGA
- a CDS encoding PepSY domain-containing protein, producing the protein MKGGLRQSMAWLHTWVGLLLGWLLFLVFATGTAAYFQDEITRWMQPEVHGQRQLEAGAEGAVAYMREHAADAEGWTIQLPGNRAVATSAYWKVKGESFKQWRDHQFLVDGAGHKVDARDTLGGWRLYRMHFDLYYVPVLWARWAVGLAAMFMLVAIISGVITHKKIFADFFTLRFGKGQRSWLDGHNLSAVLALPFHFMITYTGLVTLGAQYMPWGAAAAYDNPAQYYADAFSAEPDPQRSGHAVPMASIAAMMRQARASWHGADPGYIYVAIPGDANSVVKITRATDASMATRGETLTFDAATGAMHAPPGARGGAAQTESVMVGLHAGRYAPLLLRWFYFLCGLTGTAMVGTGLVLWTAKRRLQLADPEHPYFGFRLVERLNIATIAGLPFGIACYFLANRLLPVELARRADWEANWLFIGWGVLALIAIVRPVKRAWVETLAVGAVGFFAVPLVDMATTDRGLLASAMSGDILFVSFDGVMLVFAALLGFCAWKVHKRKEPVRARRKKEAIA; encoded by the coding sequence ATGAAGGGCGGCCTGCGCCAGTCGATGGCCTGGCTGCATACGTGGGTGGGCCTGCTGCTGGGATGGTTGCTGTTCCTGGTGTTCGCCACCGGGACGGCCGCTTATTTCCAGGACGAGATCACTCGCTGGATGCAGCCGGAAGTCCACGGCCAGCGCCAGCTCGAGGCCGGTGCCGAAGGCGCGGTGGCGTACATGCGCGAGCACGCGGCAGATGCCGAGGGCTGGACGATACAGCTGCCGGGCAACCGCGCGGTGGCCACCTCTGCGTACTGGAAGGTCAAGGGCGAAAGCTTCAAGCAGTGGCGCGACCACCAGTTCCTGGTCGATGGCGCCGGGCACAAGGTGGATGCGCGCGACACGCTGGGTGGCTGGCGCCTCTACCGCATGCACTTCGACCTGTACTACGTGCCGGTGCTGTGGGCGCGCTGGGCGGTGGGCCTCGCGGCGATGTTCATGCTGGTGGCGATCATCAGTGGCGTGATCACCCACAAGAAGATTTTCGCGGACTTCTTCACGCTGCGCTTCGGCAAGGGCCAGCGCTCGTGGCTGGACGGGCATAACCTGAGCGCCGTGCTGGCGCTGCCGTTCCACTTCATGATCACCTACACCGGACTGGTCACGCTGGGTGCGCAATACATGCCCTGGGGCGCCGCCGCGGCCTACGACAACCCGGCGCAGTACTACGCCGATGCCTTCAGCGCGGAACCCGATCCGCAGCGCTCGGGTCACGCCGTGCCGATGGCCTCGATCGCGGCGATGATGCGGCAGGCACGCGCCAGCTGGCATGGCGCCGATCCGGGCTACATCTACGTCGCCATCCCCGGCGATGCGAACTCGGTGGTGAAGATCACCCGCGCCACCGATGCATCGATGGCCACCCGTGGCGAGACCCTCACCTTTGACGCGGCGACCGGCGCGATGCACGCGCCGCCAGGTGCACGCGGTGGCGCGGCGCAGACCGAGAGCGTGATGGTCGGCCTGCATGCCGGCCGCTATGCGCCCTTGTTGCTGCGCTGGTTCTATTTCCTGTGCGGGCTCACCGGCACGGCCATGGTCGGTACCGGCCTGGTGCTATGGACGGCCAAGCGCCGGCTGCAGCTGGCCGACCCCGAACACCCCTACTTCGGCTTCCGCCTGGTCGAGCGCCTCAACATCGCCACCATCGCCGGCCTGCCCTTCGGCATCGCCTGCTACTTCCTCGCCAACCGCCTGCTTCCCGTCGAGCTGGCGAGACGCGCGGACTGGGAGGCGAACTGGCTGTTCATCGGCTGGGGCGTGCTGGCGCTGATCGCGATCGTGCGCCCGGTGAAACGGGCCTGGGTGGAGACCCTCGCCGTAGGCGCCGTGGGTTTCTTCGCCGTGCCGCTGGTCGACATGGCCACGACCGATCGCGGCCTGCTGGCCAGCGCGATGTCGGGTGACATCCTGTTCGTGAGCTTCGACGGGGTGATGCTGGTGTTCGCCGCGCTGCTCGGCTTCTGCGCGTGGAAGGTGCACAAGCGCAAGGAGCCCGTCCGCGCGCGGCGCAAGAAGGAAGCCATCGCATGA
- a CDS encoding DUF3325 domain-containing protein, with translation MMLLCLLAALAGFAALSLGMSRHQRDVLGRALPARTTRAVKWSGWVLLALAWAAAIASDGAALGSVYWIGALTFAALVVAFSVTRLSR, from the coding sequence ATGATGCTGCTCTGCCTCCTCGCGGCCCTGGCCGGGTTCGCCGCGCTGTCGCTGGGCATGTCGCGACACCAGCGCGACGTCCTCGGCAGGGCCTTGCCCGCACGCACCACGCGTGCCGTGAAGTGGTCGGGCTGGGTCCTGCTCGCGCTTGCCTGGGCCGCGGCCATCGCCAGCGACGGTGCGGCGCTCGGCTCGGTCTACTGGATCGGCGCGCTGACCTTCGCCGCGCTCGTCGTCGCCTTCTCGGTCACCCGTCTTTCGCGTTGA